From the genome of Candidatus Obscuribacterales bacterium:
GATCCAGCATGAGGGCTTGATCCCACACAGTACCAACCATGTCGGTGCGGCCGATTTTTAGAAGGAGCAATCCCATCTCTGCATACGGCTGTGACTCGGTCGGACACAGAGTTGATGCTTTAGCGATGAGTGATTGTGCGCTTGATAAAGTCTGTGGCGAGTCAGCGGATCTTATAAATAAGTCCGCCCAGTACGCCAACACGCGTGCCTCAATTTGCTTGTCGCCGGATTTTCTAGCGGCATCAACAGCTTTCTGGAATTGTCGTGTTGCCTGTGTGGTGTATTCGACGTTGTGAGTTGCGACATATGCAGCCGAGTAACACACACCCATTTGCATCAGTGCTAGTGCTTCCGTGGGAAAATCTCCAGATTCATGCGATGCCTGCGCAAGCTCTGTGTACTGCGCAATCGCCAAGTTGTAATTCTTAGTCTTCAAATACTCATTGCCGATTTGCTTATAGCGCTGCATGTGTTGCTCAGCACCTTGCTTCCCGCCATTGGGCTCAAGTATCAAACGCTCGTTGCGATAATCCAATGTAGTGCGGAATTGTCGCCAAATAGGATTGCCTAAAATCCCAAGTGCGCTCGCCGTGAATAAACCTGACGGACTTGTTGCAGCCATCTGCGGAGAGACAGCAAATACAGGATCATTCACAACCAAGTTGTCCAACTTCAATGTCTTGAAGCGCACAGCACCCATGCTGACTTTCTGCCCGTCGAGTCCTGATGCTTTTGCCACCGGCAATACAGGCGCGTTGAGCAAACTCTTCGCCAGACCAACAGGTAAGTTATTGAATGGTGCGCCCGTATCCAAAAGAAAATTCGCGCTCAACTTATCATCAAGCGTTGCTTTTACAACAGGCACGGCGGCACTGAACACAGGCGTAATTGGCAACACGGTTGCTCCCTTAGGAATAACAACACTGCGCGGATTAGCCAGAATAAGAACTTTGTCGCGATAGTCAATTGTGACCAAGAAGCGACGCAACACATTTGCACCAAGCAAGCCACCAATGCGAGAACCAGGCGCAAGACTCAAAGACGAAATGTCGTAGACCATCGCTGTGACGTTGTCGATGCTCACATCACCCACGGACAAGCTCGACAACGTCATGTAATTTACGTCGAGCGCCTTACCACCGGTTGTAATCGAATAACTACCGGCAGCATACGGACCAAGCTTCTGCGCAACAGCTTTATCGAGCACCGTCTGGCTGGCGCCTGTGTCAACGATGAACTTCTCTTCCGTTTTGTTATTGAGTCGTACTCTAGCGATGATGTAATCGCCGATGAAATCAAACGGGATTGTTATTGGATTGACATTGACTTGCGAGACTTCTGACTCTCTCGGCATTTGGAAAAGATCATCAGTTACGGCAAAGTTGAAATCCACTTCGCTCATAACTGTGTCGGACACTTTCTTCCCATTTAAATACTCAACCGTTTTAAACGGCAGTAGACTTCCGGAAACCGGGCGATAGTCTAAGTAATCAACCGCCTTCAATCCCATTACGCCTTGTTCGCGATCAATGCCCATGTACTCAGCGCGCAACACAAGATGATTTTGCGGGTCGGAATAAATTGTTGTCGGCGTCTGCCCCAGAGGGGTAATTTTGATAGCGTCGCACAACTTACCTTCTATAGGCTTTGCAGGCAATAACTCCAATTTGGTAGTCGGTAACGTTACAGCCAGAATCACCTTCATGCTGTGCTCTATCTCGTCATGCACTTCTTTGGTCGGCGTCGCAGTGTCCTTGGATATCCAGTCGCCGAATTGACTCCAGCTATTCTGCCCGTCGTAGCCGGCGACGACATTTTCACCCAAGACTTTTGTCTCAACGCGATATTTGTCTCCGCTGCCGTAGACGACAAGATCAAGAGCATTGGACGCACCGGACATTGCCGCGCTTATCGACTTTTGTGCTTTGCCTTTGAATGGCGCGTCGTTCATTTTCTTGAACGCGTCAGCGCCGCCATATGCCGCAAGAATTTGTTGTGCGACGTCGCGAGCTGTTCTTGTGGAAGCGACTGCCGTCTTGGTCGGTGCTGAAATTACCGGCAACGGAGATGATCCCGCAATTAGGAAAACTGACAAAAGGATGGCAATCTTGTACTTGCTGTGCAGGCTGCGCGACATAAAATCTCCGATCAAAATGATTCAAGAATTGTACTATTGCAGGCTCTCATGACAACCAAGAGATCTTTGCAGGTTGATCGATCTCGCGCGAGGACTTAGAAGTCAATATTACAGAAGCGCGAAATATACGGCAGAATCAAGGTTTCCAATATATTGCGCGATCTCTTGATAATGCCTAAAGTTGTAGTTATCAAGTCATATAAAAAGGATCCTTCTAAATAGTAGTTTGAATTGTTCAATAACTCAGAAACAGATCGAGTAACCCCAAGTCCCAAAACAGCTCTAAGCAAAGCAGCTATTTAGTTTGAGCAGATCTCCCTCGGAAATTATCGAGGCTGAGTTTTTCTACTCTAAATTCACAACGTAGAACACGTCAGGTGTAGAGGCGAAGCAGCGAATTCGCTTCCACACCGATGTGTGACTGCGCACACAAAGGAGGTCGATGACATGCGTGGACTAACCAGAAAACAAATCAATCACTACCTCGGCGTTCAACCGATTGCGCTGGTTGATGACAAAGACATTTGGCGCTATCTAGTGTCGCCCATTACGAAAAAGATACTGGGCGATATTAAATACGCTGAACCGAATGTGACGATGATTGACACCGTGCAAGGTGATTTCCCCGGCGATGAAGTGAGCAATCTCAATGGGCACCGCATCAACGGCGAAAGCCGGCACATCAGATTCCCGTATCTGAAGTCGACATTCGTGACCGAATCGGGTCAGCTCATCATCAAGCGCGACCAAACAAAATTCGTCGTGCTTGGCTGGTATGGCAGACCCGGCAAAGGACAGCTTATCTACAAAGTTGCCTTTAGAGATCGTTGCTTCGACGGCACGCCTTATGCAAATGACTGCTCGCTGCAGGATTTCCCGCGGCACGATCCGGTCTTGCACAAGAAAATGGACGTCGATGCGCTGTCGGTTGAACTTTCAACCTACGGCTTCTTGCCCGGATCGCGGGTGCGAGATGTAACTGGTGACGCTGAATACGAAGCTTTCATCGCAAAGCCTTTCCAATTCATCGAACAACCGGAAGTATTCTTGAAGCACTTCGAGCGCGCGTTCAAGAGCGCAATGGCTCCTGGACAAATCGCTGCTCCAATTCCGGACATGGCGCGCTTCATGGGACCTAACGTAGACAGCGTTGCTCTTGCACGCGGCTACGAAGTCGCAGAAGGCGCCGCAAGTCACTATCACGTCTACCGTTGGGGACAATCCTTCGGCTGGCGTGTAACTGATCCCGAGAAGGCGGCAATTCTCGCTGAGCTGACAAAAGGACTTGCATCCCTCAAAGAAAAGGGCGTGCGACTGACCCGTTCGCAAGAATCTTGGGTCTGTGTCCTGCAGAGCCTGCCGAGGAAGTACATCCCGGATAACTTGTACCTTGGTGGTGCCACATGGCAGCACGATGGTCTCAATAAGAATTATCTCTGGATGCACAAGCCGCTATCAGAAAGAGCAAGAGGGCTCCTGCTTTAAGCAGGGCCCTTCTTTTTCAACCTTGAATTTTTCACTGGGTGGAAATTATGTCTAAAGAAATCAAAGGACCGAATGAGGCTTATACCAAAGACGACGCTGCAAAATTGGAGCAGCATCTCAAACTTCGTAAACTCGAAGCCGACACTCGCGAGAGTGAATTGCGTGTGCAAAAACTTGAGCGTGACGCAAAAACTACCGAGCGCCAAGAGAAAGACGCCGAGTACAAAACCCGCGAAGCGCAAGCAAAAGCAGAAATCGCCGAGCTGCAACGCGACCAAATGAAGCGCCAAGAAGAAAACGCAAAAGCAGATGCCTCCGAGCATTTGGTTTACACCTTCTACGCCGCAGTTGACGAAACAAGCATCAAGCCTGCCATGGACACCATCGGCAAATGGGCAAGACGCTTCCCCGGAGAAAAGATAACCATCATCCTCAATTCTCCCGGCGGCTCCGTCCTTGACGGACTCGCTCTCTACGACTACCTGCGTCACCTGAGCGCCAATGGACACTTCATCACCGTCAAAGTGTACGGAATGGCAGCTTCAATGGGCGGCATCCTGCTACAAGCCGGCGACAAACGCATCATGGGCCCCGAAGCAGAATTGCTCATCCACGAAGTAAGCTCCGGTACCAGAGGTAAAGTCAGCGTCCAACAAGACAGCCTTGATTTTGCCAAACGCCTTTGGGACAAACTAGCGAACATCCTCGCCAAGCGTTCCAAGTACACCAAAACCCAAGTCAAACGCAAAGCCCACAAATTCGATTGGTGGCTCACCGCCAAAGAAGCAGTCCGCGACGGCTTCGCCGACGAAGTAGAAAAAGGCTAACGCCAAAAAGATAGAGCAGCGACCTGCTGCTCTTCTTGTTGTTTGTATATACTAAATGCAGTAGTATAAAATTTGTCATTCTGAGTGTGAGCGTGAAAAGTCAGTTATTTGGTGAGTGCCAACAAAAGAGAATTCCCAAGTTGGGCTTCTTCGTCTGTCTCAAAATCAATTAGGAATAGCCCGCCTGTCTGGTCTCCCTCGTGTACGCCGATGTATGCGCTTTCATTCCGAATAGCCAGAATACACAGATTTTTCTCTTCTTGTACGACGATGCGTGTATTTATTGGTGCCAACACCTGCCAACCATTGATAGTGGTGTCACCA
Proteins encoded in this window:
- a CDS encoding aspartyl protease family protein, yielding MSRSLHSKYKIAILLSVFLIAGSSPLPVISAPTKTAVASTRTARDVAQQILAAYGGADAFKKMNDAPFKGKAQKSISAAMSGASNALDLVVYGSGDKYRVETKVLGENVVAGYDGQNSWSQFGDWISKDTATPTKEVHDEIEHSMKVILAVTLPTTKLELLPAKPIEGKLCDAIKITPLGQTPTTIYSDPQNHLVLRAEYMGIDREQGVMGLKAVDYLDYRPVSGSLLPFKTVEYLNGKKVSDTVMSEVDFNFAVTDDLFQMPRESEVSQVNVNPITIPFDFIGDYIIARVRLNNKTEEKFIVDTGASQTVLDKAVAQKLGPYAAGSYSITTGGKALDVNYMTLSSLSVGDVSIDNVTAMVYDISSLSLAPGSRIGGLLGANVLRRFLVTIDYRDKVLILANPRSVVIPKGATVLPITPVFSAAVPVVKATLDDKLSANFLLDTGAPFNNLPVGLAKSLLNAPVLPVAKASGLDGQKVSMGAVRFKTLKLDNLVVNDPVFAVSPQMAATSPSGLFTASALGILGNPIWRQFRTTLDYRNERLILEPNGGKQGAEQHMQRYKQIGNEYLKTKNYNLAIAQYTELAQASHESGDFPTEALALMQMGVCYSAAYVATHNVEYTTQATRQFQKAVDAARKSGDKQIEARVLAYWADLFIRSADSPQTLSSAQSLIAKASTLCPTESQPYAEMGLLLLKIGRTDMVGTVWDQALMLDPVNWTALWGKYELAKKSGDTASQQLIANQLKRYYPDVPDVLALQGKSPAKPAATTKPVNAKPGASKPTRKR
- a CDS encoding ATP-dependent Clp protease proteolytic subunit; protein product: MSKEIKGPNEAYTKDDAAKLEQHLKLRKLEADTRESELRVQKLERDAKTTERQEKDAEYKTREAQAKAEIAELQRDQMKRQEENAKADASEHLVYTFYAAVDETSIKPAMDTIGKWARRFPGEKITIILNSPGGSVLDGLALYDYLRHLSANGHFITVKVYGMAASMGGILLQAGDKRIMGPEAELLIHEVSSGTRGKVSVQQDSLDFAKRLWDKLANILAKRSKYTKTQVKRKAHKFDWWLTAKEAVRDGFADEVEKG